Proteins from one Gimesia maris genomic window:
- a CDS encoding OmpA/MotB family protein, with product MEDDAPPGVPEWVVTYGDMMSLLLTFFIMLVSLSEIVNDEKYRAILESIQSYTGYRTGPISPPGKYFPMNSLVDQMSMLGAYTDSPDRGRGGIKTRSLEGKDVRVYRTREGVPVPVGRTLYYNQTDIDLDARRREKLDLMIPELAGKPNKIELRSHTSVKPLPADSPIHDKLILTYQRGRAVMLYLIQKGIEPKRIRITAAADSEPPLQTGDEQSEQMDRLDVLLLDAFVSDYVGPRK from the coding sequence ATGGAAGACGACGCCCCACCAGGAGTCCCGGAGTGGGTGGTGACCTATGGTGACATGATGTCACTGCTTCTCACCTTCTTCATCATGCTGGTTTCTTTGAGTGAAATCGTGAATGATGAAAAATACCGGGCGATCCTGGAATCCATTCAGTCATACACGGGGTATCGGACCGGTCCGATCTCGCCGCCGGGAAAATATTTCCCCATGAACTCGCTGGTCGACCAGATGAGCATGCTGGGTGCCTACACAGACAGCCCCGACCGTGGTCGCGGGGGGATCAAAACTCGTTCCCTGGAAGGCAAGGACGTGCGGGTCTACCGGACGCGCGAAGGGGTGCCCGTACCAGTGGGGCGAACCCTGTATTACAACCAGACCGATATCGACCTGGATGCCAGACGCCGGGAAAAACTGGACCTGATGATTCCAGAACTGGCCGGGAAACCAAACAAAATCGAACTCCGGTCCCACACATCTGTCAAACCGCTGCCAGCCGACTCACCGATTCACGACAAGCTGATTCTGACCTACCAGCGGGGACGGGCCGTGATGCTGTATCTGATACAGAAAGGGATCGAGCCGAAACGAATTCGCATCACCGCTGCGGCTGACTCTGAACCGCCTCTGCAGACTGGCGATGAACAGTCAGAGCAGATGGACCGCCTGGATGTATTACTTCTGGATGCCTTTGTGAGCGACTATGTCGGCCCCAGAAAGTAA
- a CDS encoding glycosyltransferase family 4 protein: MKRIALLFEFGSLNGGEHSMLAVLSRVHGKSFEFTAFCPPESLLQSALEQIGIECHPVLFHDAHGQRLSREAIGNQLIPVLKSGAFDLLHANSLSMSRLTGALAAQIPVPCSGHLRDIIKLSRAAIHDLNQNQRLAAVSAATRDFHISRGLDPDRVTVCYNGVDIERFQPRPATGALKQELGLAPETQLCLTIGQIGLRKGQDVLANAARLLAEQGDRHTHFLLVGERHSQKQESIDFDQALDAAFELPGLKGRLHRLGYREDINFLMNEADLLVHPAKQEPLGRVLLEAIASGLPIVATEVGGTQEIVTHDVSALLVPPGNAELLADAMNRMLNDPGLSQSLAQSARLQSLELFTSEQAGERLKAFWDGLTG; encoded by the coding sequence GTGAAACGTATTGCCCTCCTGTTTGAGTTCGGCTCTTTGAACGGAGGCGAACATTCGATGCTGGCAGTACTCTCACGGGTGCATGGAAAGTCGTTCGAGTTTACGGCCTTTTGTCCTCCTGAAAGTCTGTTGCAGTCTGCGCTGGAACAGATCGGCATTGAGTGTCATCCCGTTTTGTTTCACGATGCACACGGGCAGCGCCTGTCGCGGGAAGCGATTGGGAATCAACTCATTCCCGTTCTGAAGTCTGGGGCCTTTGATCTGCTGCATGCGAACAGTCTCTCAATGTCGCGACTGACAGGGGCACTCGCCGCCCAGATACCGGTTCCCTGCTCCGGGCATCTGCGGGATATCATCAAACTGAGTCGTGCCGCAATTCACGATCTGAACCAGAATCAGCGGCTGGCGGCGGTGTCAGCAGCAACCCGTGACTTTCATATCAGTCGAGGCCTTGACCCTGACCGGGTCACCGTCTGCTATAACGGCGTCGATATCGAGCGTTTTCAACCACGACCGGCGACTGGTGCTTTGAAACAGGAACTGGGACTCGCTCCAGAGACTCAACTCTGTCTGACCATCGGTCAAATTGGTTTACGCAAAGGCCAGGATGTGCTGGCGAATGCGGCCCGCTTGCTGGCAGAGCAGGGGGATCGGCACACGCATTTTCTACTGGTGGGAGAGCGTCATTCGCAGAAACAGGAGAGCATCGACTTTGACCAGGCACTCGACGCCGCGTTTGAGCTACCTGGTTTAAAAGGTCGGCTGCACCGACTTGGATATCGCGAAGACATCAACTTCCTCATGAACGAAGCCGACCTGCTCGTGCATCCTGCGAAACAGGAACCCCTGGGGCGGGTACTGCTGGAAGCGATTGCCAGTGGCTTGCCGATTGTTGCGACCGAAGTGGGGGGGACACAGGAAATCGTGACGCACGACGTTTCTGCCTTGCTGGTTCCCCCGGGCAATGCTGAGTTACTGGCAGACGCGATGAATCGGATGTTAAATGATCCTGGTCTCAGCCAGTCACTGGCACAGTCAGCGCGGTTGCAGTCTCTGGAACTATTCACGAGCGAACAGGCGGGTGAGCGTTTGAAAGCGTTCTGGGATGGTTTGACTGGTTGA
- the guaB gene encoding IMP dehydrogenase, with protein sequence MEDRIICQGITFDDVLLQPAYSEIMPSEVSVATQLTRNIPLNVPIISSPMDTVTESDMAIGMAQEGGIGIIHKNMTAEQQAMLVDVVKRSEHGVIVDPVTLPPEATVAEAAEIMKRRNIGGVPVTKNGKLVGILTSRDLRFLDTPDKSISEVMTKDKLVTAKEDTTLEAAQRILLENKVEKLLLVDENYQLKGLITIKDIDKTMQFPLASKDSRGRLRVGAAVGVRDYERAALLIEKGVDLLVVDSAHGHSGNVIETVREIKKQWDIDVVAGNVATEQGARDLADAGADAVKVGIGPGSICTTRIISGVGVPQLTAISNAAKALEGSGIPVIADGGIRYSGDIAKALAAGAHTVMLGGLLAGLDESPGELILYQGRSFKRYRGMGSMGAMVKGSSERYRQSSINQDGKDTAKKLVPEGVEGRVPYKGPLQNLLYQLVGGLRAGMGYLGVQSIAEMRTEARFIQVSAATVRENHPHDIAVTQEAPNYTAEHSPME encoded by the coding sequence ATGGAAGATCGCATTATCTGTCAGGGAATTACATTTGATGACGTCTTACTGCAACCTGCATACAGTGAAATAATGCCATCGGAAGTCAGTGTTGCCACACAGCTTACCAGAAATATCCCTCTGAATGTTCCGATCATCAGCAGTCCCATGGATACAGTGACCGAAAGTGACATGGCGATCGGGATGGCCCAGGAGGGGGGCATTGGCATCATTCACAAGAATATGACAGCCGAACAGCAGGCGATGCTCGTTGACGTGGTCAAGCGGAGTGAACATGGGGTTATCGTCGATCCTGTCACCCTGCCGCCGGAAGCCACGGTCGCTGAAGCTGCCGAAATCATGAAACGCAGGAATATCGGCGGTGTCCCCGTCACGAAAAATGGGAAGCTTGTAGGAATTTTAACGAGTAGGGACCTGCGATTTTTAGACACGCCAGACAAGTCTATTTCCGAGGTTATGACGAAAGACAAGCTTGTAACGGCTAAAGAAGATACAACGCTTGAAGCGGCTCAGCGGATATTATTAGAAAATAAGGTCGAGAAACTTCTGCTGGTTGACGAAAATTATCAACTGAAGGGGCTTATAACAATTAAAGACATCGACAAGACGATGCAGTTCCCTCTGGCCTCTAAAGATTCACGAGGTCGGCTGCGAGTGGGAGCTGCCGTTGGTGTACGCGATTATGAACGAGCCGCTTTACTGATTGAAAAAGGGGTTGATCTCCTGGTTGTTGACAGTGCACACGGCCATTCAGGCAATGTGATCGAGACCGTCAGAGAAATCAAAAAGCAATGGGACATCGATGTCGTTGCCGGTAATGTGGCGACAGAACAGGGTGCCCGTGACCTGGCAGATGCGGGTGCAGATGCCGTCAAGGTCGGCATTGGTCCTGGTTCAATCTGTACGACACGAATTATTTCCGGTGTCGGTGTACCGCAGTTAACGGCCATTTCCAATGCCGCCAAGGCATTGGAGGGGTCGGGAATTCCGGTCATCGCCGATGGAGGGATTCGATACAGTGGAGATATTGCCAAGGCACTGGCAGCGGGTGCCCATACGGTGATGTTGGGAGGTTTGCTCGCAGGTCTGGATGAGAGTCCGGGCGAATTGATTCTTTACCAGGGACGCAGTTTCAAGCGTTATCGTGGTATGGGGTCAATGGGAGCGATGGTTAAAGGCAGTAGCGAACGTTACCGTCAAAGTTCTATTAATCAAGATGGAAAGGACACAGCTAAAAAACTCGTTCCGGAAGGAGTAGAAGGTCGCGTGCCCTACAAAGGCCCGCTGCAGAATCTGCTCTATCAGCTTGTAGGAGGACTACGGGCCGGCATGGGTTACCTGGGTGTCCAGTCTATCGCGGAAATGCGTACCGAAGCTCGATTTATTCAGGTTTCAGCAGCAACGGTCAGGGAGAACCATCCGCATGATATTGCAGTTACTCAAGAAGCACCAAATTACACAGCCGAGCATTCGCCCATGGAATAG
- a CDS encoding sugar phosphate isomerase/epimerase family protein, whose product MQTNLNRREMLAAAGGLLAAGIAAPATATAGTNRTRTAAEPFGYCFNTSTIRGQKLGIVEQIDLTSQAGYDSIEPWLRDIDEYVKAGGSLSDLKKRIDDAGLTVESAIGFAQWIVDDDAARKEGLEVAKRDMDTLRQIGGIRIAAPPTGATKQTDLNLFNAAKRYRALLELGDQMDVIPQVEVWGFSSSLSRLGESMFVAIESGHPKACLLPDVYHIYKGGSDFAGLGLLSRSAIQVFHVNDYPANPPRETINDSHRVYPGDGVAPLTEIFRMIHQAGFRGTLSLELFNRDYWQQDPLEVAKTGLQKTKAAVLSAKLDQPVKAD is encoded by the coding sequence ATGCAAACCAATCTCAATCGACGTGAAATGCTGGCGGCCGCCGGCGGTCTCCTGGCAGCAGGGATCGCTGCACCTGCAACCGCGACCGCGGGTACGAACCGCACGCGCACCGCTGCAGAACCATTTGGTTATTGTTTCAACACCAGCACCATCCGTGGTCAGAAACTGGGGATCGTCGAGCAGATCGATCTGACGTCCCAGGCCGGCTACGATTCGATTGAACCCTGGCTGCGCGACATCGACGAATATGTAAAAGCCGGCGGCTCGCTGTCAGACCTCAAGAAACGCATCGACGATGCCGGACTGACGGTTGAAAGTGCGATTGGCTTTGCCCAGTGGATTGTCGACGATGACGCTGCACGAAAAGAGGGGCTGGAAGTTGCGAAGCGGGATATGGACACGCTCCGTCAGATTGGCGGCATCCGCATTGCGGCCCCTCCGACCGGCGCAACAAAACAGACCGATCTCAATCTGTTCAACGCTGCAAAACGGTATCGCGCGTTGCTGGAACTGGGCGACCAGATGGACGTGATTCCCCAGGTCGAAGTCTGGGGCTTCTCCAGTTCATTGTCGCGACTGGGAGAATCGATGTTCGTCGCCATTGAGAGCGGGCATCCCAAAGCGTGTCTGCTGCCTGACGTTTATCACATCTACAAAGGGGGGTCTGACTTCGCCGGGCTCGGTCTGCTCAGTCGTTCTGCCATCCAGGTCTTTCATGTAAATGACTATCCCGCCAATCCACCACGTGAGACCATCAACGATTCCCACCGCGTCTATCCCGGCGATGGAGTGGCCCCTTTGACTGAGATTTTCCGGATGATTCATCAGGCCGGCTTCCGCGGAACGTTATCGCTGGAACTGTTCAATCGCGATTACTGGCAGCAGGATCCGCTGGAAGTCGCGAAGACAGGACTGCAAAAAACGAAGGCAGCCGTCCTGTCGGCGAAACTCGATCAACCGGTCAAAGCGGACTGA
- the eno gene encoding phosphopyruvate hydratase: MSIAISSVHAREILDSRGNPTVEVDIELEDGTVGRAAVPSGASTGMHEACELRDADKKDRFLGKGVQQAVENVNTEIADVLVDLDVCDQLLIDRVMLDLDGTENKSRLGANAILACSLAAAHAAAHASDLPLFRYLGGVGANRLPAPMMNIINGGEHASNGIDLQEFMVMPLGFDNFSDSLRCGTEIFHSLKKVLSSKGLSTAVGDEGGFAPDLPNSEDAIDVILTAIENAGYKAGDQVKIALDAASTEFYNSETGIYTVEGREFDSAGMVDFLAAWVDKYPICSIEDGLAEDDWEGWKLLTDRVGDKVQLVGDDLFVTNPKRLQRGIDEGIANSILVKVNQIGTLSETIEAVQLAGRNGYTAVMSHRSGETEDTTIADLAVALCTGQIKTGSASRTDRICKYNQLLRIEEILGTEATFGGTIS; this comes from the coding sequence ATGAGTATTGCCATTAGTTCCGTTCATGCCCGTGAAATTCTAGACAGCCGCGGGAACCCCACTGTGGAAGTGGATATTGAACTGGAAGACGGAACTGTCGGACGCGCCGCTGTACCCAGTGGTGCCAGCACGGGGATGCATGAAGCCTGTGAACTGCGTGATGCAGACAAAAAAGATCGCTTTCTGGGCAAAGGGGTTCAGCAGGCTGTCGAAAATGTGAATACAGAAATCGCGGACGTTCTGGTCGATCTGGATGTCTGTGATCAATTACTGATTGACCGGGTCATGCTGGATCTGGATGGAACCGAAAACAAATCGCGCCTGGGTGCCAATGCGATCCTGGCCTGCTCGCTGGCAGCTGCCCATGCAGCAGCTCACGCTTCTGATCTGCCTCTGTTCCGTTACCTGGGGGGCGTCGGTGCCAACCGTCTGCCCGCTCCGATGATGAACATCATCAACGGTGGTGAGCACGCCAGCAACGGCATCGACCTGCAGGAATTCATGGTCATGCCTCTGGGCTTCGACAACTTCAGTGATTCTCTGCGTTGCGGTACCGAAATCTTCCATTCGCTGAAGAAAGTACTTTCTTCCAAAGGTTTGAGCACTGCCGTTGGTGACGAAGGGGGTTTTGCTCCCGATCTGCCCAACAGTGAAGACGCCATCGATGTGATTCTGACGGCGATTGAAAACGCAGGCTACAAAGCCGGCGATCAGGTGAAAATTGCATTGGATGCCGCTTCGACTGAGTTCTATAACTCGGAAACCGGTATCTACACCGTCGAAGGACGCGAGTTCGATTCCGCCGGCATGGTCGACTTCCTGGCTGCCTGGGTTGATAAATATCCCATCTGCTCCATTGAAGATGGTCTGGCAGAAGATGACTGGGAAGGCTGGAAACTGCTGACCGACCGCGTCGGTGATAAAGTGCAGCTGGTGGGTGACGACCTGTTTGTAACCAATCCCAAACGTCTGCAGCGTGGGATCGATGAAGGTATTGCCAACAGCATCCTGGTGAAAGTGAACCAGATTGGTACGCTTTCTGAAACCATCGAAGCCGTTCAACTGGCTGGCCGCAACGGTTACACCGCCGTCATGAGCCATCGTTCCGGTGAAACCGAAGATACCACCATCGCTGACCTGGCTGTCGCGTTGTGCACCGGTCAGATCAAAACCGGTTCCGCCAGTCGAACTGACCGGATCTGCAAATACAATCAGCTGCTCCGGATCGAAGAAATCCTCGGTACCGAAGCTACCTTCGGTGGCACAATTTCCTGA
- the rsmA gene encoding 16S rRNA (adenine(1518)-N(6)/adenine(1519)-N(6))-dimethyltransferase RsmA, with the protein MKEDERQTRSYLMQLFERHGFNPRSDLGQNFLIDLNIIEYVVEHGHIQPNDIVLEVGTGTGGMTTFMAQQAAHVITVEYDRNMHTLAQEATQKYDNITLLNCDALKNKNHMSPIVLDEIAAQLEAHPGSQLKLVANLPYNVATPIISNIVASDLPWNRMVVTIQYELGLKMACKPTSSNYGALSVWLQSQCFVKLLKKLGPTVFWPRPGVDSAIVQLTPNPPLKQKIVDRVFFQDFLRRVFQHRRKLMRSTLVGMYSKQLPKADVDAILLSHGIDKEKTRAEELNVPELIELANSFQEQIAQQAKR; encoded by the coding sequence ATGAAAGAAGATGAAAGGCAGACTCGATCTTATTTAATGCAGCTCTTTGAGCGGCATGGCTTTAACCCGCGCTCTGATCTGGGCCAGAACTTTCTGATCGATCTGAATATCATCGAGTACGTTGTTGAACACGGCCATATCCAGCCCAACGATATTGTGCTTGAAGTCGGAACCGGCACGGGAGGCATGACCACCTTCATGGCGCAACAGGCAGCGCATGTGATCACGGTGGAATACGACCGCAACATGCACACCCTGGCACAGGAAGCGACACAGAAATACGACAACATCACGCTGCTGAACTGTGATGCGTTAAAAAATAAAAACCATATGTCCCCGATCGTGCTCGATGAAATTGCCGCTCAACTGGAAGCGCATCCGGGCAGTCAGCTCAAGCTGGTGGCAAACCTGCCTTACAATGTGGCAACGCCGATCATCTCGAATATCGTGGCCTCCGATCTGCCCTGGAATCGCATGGTTGTGACGATTCAGTACGAACTCGGGTTGAAGATGGCCTGTAAGCCAACCTCGTCCAATTACGGTGCCCTGTCGGTCTGGTTGCAGTCACAGTGTTTTGTGAAGCTGCTGAAGAAACTGGGGCCAACGGTCTTCTGGCCGCGTCCCGGAGTCGATTCGGCCATCGTTCAGCTCACACCCAATCCGCCACTCAAACAGAAGATTGTCGACCGGGTCTTCTTTCAGGACTTTCTCCGCAGAGTGTTTCAGCATCGCCGTAAACTGATGCGGAGTACCCTCGTGGGGATGTACAGCAAACAGCTACCCAAAGCGGACGTCGACGCAATCCTGTTATCCCATGGGATTGATAAAGAAAAAACACGGGCCGAAGAACTGAATGTTCCCGAACTGATTGAACTGGCTAACTCGTTTCAGGAACAGATCGCACAACAGGCAAAACGGTAA
- a CDS encoding CNNM domain-containing protein: MNWLPLLGAVALFAIGMRLSALFSGSETGFYRVSFLRLNIDANEGDPIAKRLCWYAQNPSYFVATTLIGNNLANDLTTIAISIGIAEVFQQSGGSAEIVTTILFTPIIFIFGEMVPKNLYYRSPSMLLKRYSRWFDFFYRAFWLISTPLVAITRYLERFSPDRNKPAQLVLGRQRLVKVLEEGHLEGLLSNSQKQLVRGMFNTAAQSVKKLMIPQNQITGVTRTTDAGDIIQLAQRNQLSFIPIRARGNSSEWTSYLKLVDLITSPSPIIPAVYNMPRLQSDFSMLESLYILRNSSSAYGAIFENDKQVGIVSQLDLVKALCSSDSPLMMTRANL; encoded by the coding sequence TTGAACTGGCTTCCTCTTCTTGGTGCAGTGGCCTTGTTTGCCATTGGCATGCGGCTATCGGCCCTGTTCAGTGGATCAGAAACCGGCTTCTATCGCGTCAGCTTTCTGCGGTTGAATATCGATGCGAACGAGGGAGATCCGATCGCCAAGCGGCTCTGCTGGTATGCACAAAACCCGAGCTATTTTGTCGCGACCACTTTGATCGGAAATAACCTGGCCAATGATCTGACGACCATCGCCATTTCAATCGGTATCGCCGAAGTCTTTCAGCAATCAGGAGGCTCTGCAGAAATCGTGACCACGATTCTCTTCACGCCGATCATCTTTATCTTTGGTGAAATGGTACCCAAAAATCTGTACTACCGCTCGCCTTCCATGTTATTGAAACGTTACAGTCGCTGGTTCGATTTCTTTTATCGGGCGTTCTGGCTGATCAGCACCCCGCTGGTCGCCATCACACGTTACCTGGAACGCTTTTCGCCCGATCGCAATAAGCCGGCACAGCTGGTCCTGGGACGACAACGCCTGGTGAAAGTGCTGGAAGAAGGACACCTGGAAGGCCTGTTGAGTAATTCCCAGAAGCAGCTGGTGCGGGGCATGTTCAATACGGCGGCCCAGTCTGTGAAGAAGCTGATGATCCCACAGAATCAGATTACGGGAGTCACGCGTACCACAGACGCGGGAGACATTATTCAACTGGCACAACGGAATCAGCTCTCATTCATCCCCATTCGTGCCCGAGGCAATTCCAGTGAATGGACATCTTACCTGAAGCTGGTCGATCTGATCACCTCGCCGTCACCCATTATTCCCGCCGTCTATAACATGCCACGTCTGCAGTCTGATTTCAGTATGCTGGAGTCTCTTTATATTTTGAGAAACTCTTCTTCCGCTTACGGAGCCATTTTCGAAAATGACAAACAGGTGGGCATCGTGAGCCAGCTGGATCTGGTGAAAGCCCTGTGTTCTTCCGACAGCCCGCTGATGATGACCCGCGCGAACCTTTAA
- a CDS encoding riboflavin synthase, protein MFTGLVEGRGTVHLLEKDGSAIDLTLAIPEWITNDAHMGDSVAINGCCLTVVEIAVGFLKFQAGAETLAKTNLGLLAPGDEVNLERPLAANGRLGGHFVQGHVDGVGTIKSIDRDGEWITMWFNIPEALALQMVAKGSVTIDGISLTVVECQPAAFSIALIPHTLEVTTLGQKQVGSVVNIETDILGKYVQKLIPITSDGFNERR, encoded by the coding sequence ATGTTTACGGGACTGGTCGAGGGTCGAGGTACCGTTCATCTTCTGGAGAAGGACGGCTCCGCCATCGATTTAACGCTTGCGATTCCGGAATGGATAACGAATGATGCCCACATGGGAGACAGTGTGGCCATCAACGGATGCTGCCTGACGGTCGTTGAAATCGCAGTCGGCTTCCTGAAATTTCAGGCGGGCGCGGAAACCCTTGCCAAAACCAACCTGGGTTTGCTGGCACCGGGCGATGAAGTCAACCTGGAGCGTCCCCTGGCAGCCAACGGCAGACTCGGCGGGCATTTTGTCCAGGGCCACGTGGATGGCGTCGGTACGATCAAATCGATCGACAGGGATGGGGAGTGGATCACGATGTGGTTCAATATACCGGAAGCATTAGCACTGCAGATGGTTGCGAAAGGTTCGGTCACGATTGACGGGATCAGCCTGACAGTTGTGGAATGCCAGCCGGCAGCCTTCAGTATCGCTTTGATACCGCATACGCTGGAAGTGACCACCCTGGGCCAGAAACAGGTGGGCAGCGTCGTGAATATCGAAACGGACATCCTCGGGAAGTATGTACAGAAACTGATTCCCATAACATCAGATGGTTTCAATGAAAGAAGATGA
- the pssA gene encoding CDP-diacylglycerol--serine O-phosphatidyltransferase, which produces MMTKKRKLIAVLPTLLTLGNAACGFGAITYAAKVGPEYLGQAANGGGLTRMLGTSPGLYNSFENQHLFIAAVLIFVAMLFDALDGSAARWANQTSEFGAQLDSLCDAISFGVAPAFLMLQMVQFRTDYHPRLLWVIALLFAVCTILRLARFNVETEEEDTHEGFSGLPSPAAAGVVASFLIAMRGIYKLAETEHDTLAKSIADWLIPAVAWSLPWITLAVAALMVSRIRYSHVFNQLFRGQRSRRHVLQLVFSMALVFLVQELAIPVLFCYFAFSSPIRAFWEEVVSGRLYKSKQI; this is translated from the coding sequence ATGATGACAAAGAAGCGTAAACTGATCGCCGTGCTCCCGACGCTGCTGACACTGGGAAATGCGGCCTGCGGATTTGGTGCGATTACCTATGCGGCGAAGGTCGGTCCGGAATATCTGGGACAGGCAGCCAATGGTGGTGGCCTGACCCGCATGCTGGGAACTTCACCGGGCCTGTATAATTCATTTGAAAATCAGCACCTGTTTATCGCCGCGGTTTTGATTTTCGTGGCGATGCTGTTTGATGCGCTGGATGGGAGCGCCGCCCGCTGGGCCAACCAGACCAGTGAATTTGGTGCCCAGCTCGACAGCCTGTGTGATGCCATCAGTTTCGGAGTGGCGCCGGCATTTCTGATGCTGCAGATGGTCCAGTTTCGCACGGATTATCATCCCCGGCTGTTATGGGTCATTGCGCTGCTGTTTGCCGTCTGTACGATCCTGAGGCTGGCGCGATTCAATGTGGAAACAGAAGAGGAAGATACGCATGAAGGGTTCAGCGGTCTTCCTTCACCAGCCGCTGCAGGAGTTGTGGCTTCCTTTCTCATCGCGATGCGGGGAATCTACAAACTGGCGGAGACGGAACACGATACCCTGGCCAAGTCGATTGCCGACTGGTTGATCCCCGCGGTCGCCTGGTCGCTCCCCTGGATCACACTGGCGGTCGCGGCGTTGATGGTCTCGCGGATTCGTTATTCGCATGTTTTTAATCAACTGTTCAGAGGTCAGCGCAGCCGTCGCCATGTGCTGCAACTGGTCTTTTCGATGGCGCTGGTGTTTCTGGTTCAGGAGCTGGCCATCCCGGTTCTGTTCTGTTATTTCGCGTTTTCGTCTCCAATTCGTGCTTTTTGGGAAGAAGTTGTCTCTGGACGACTATACAAATCGAAACAAATTTGA
- a CDS encoding phosphatidylserine decarboxylase, whose product MSSTSQHNHPETSGTSYPLLNVEAMDPQLTTIQPGGGIIINLEMLWGRWRRFWLKTFRRGYVQKMQSSRKGDFNPCPHEVLDPRDLKYHENQGGYYWEAADDPFAYRSRLPFAREGLAELIVLSTLFFGGAALTAGLLLSFQASGLVAIFGWLLAFTLLLFGLEIVWFFRNPNRTIPAGEGVIVSPADGTFDTIEEIEHHEFIGGPAIEIGIFLSIFNVHINRMPVAGRIIKLAYKPGKCLNALRPESTRENERLEVYLQMPAPTNRPMLVQQITGAIARRIVCRIKPGDELEKGQQFGMIKLGSRTVIVFPREPGLEILTKPGDKLLAGSTILAKYTDAAESVTPMGKASNDDKEA is encoded by the coding sequence ATGAGTTCAACTTCACAACACAATCACCCAGAGACTTCTGGCACGTCCTATCCCCTCCTGAACGTGGAAGCCATGGACCCCCAGTTGACCACGATTCAGCCGGGCGGCGGGATCATTATCAATCTGGAGATGCTCTGGGGACGCTGGCGGCGGTTCTGGCTGAAGACATTTCGGCGCGGCTACGTGCAGAAGATGCAGAGCAGTCGCAAGGGGGATTTCAATCCCTGCCCGCATGAAGTACTCGATCCGCGCGATCTGAAGTACCATGAAAATCAGGGGGGGTATTACTGGGAAGCAGCTGACGATCCGTTTGCCTATCGCAGTCGGCTCCCGTTTGCGCGGGAAGGACTGGCAGAACTGATCGTGCTCTCCACCCTGTTCTTCGGCGGTGCAGCGTTGACGGCAGGACTGCTGCTGTCCTTTCAGGCATCGGGTCTGGTCGCGATTTTCGGCTGGCTGCTGGCGTTCACTCTGCTTCTGTTCGGTCTGGAAATTGTCTGGTTCTTTCGCAATCCGAATCGCACGATTCCGGCGGGCGAAGGCGTCATCGTTTCTCCCGCCGATGGCACGTTTGATACGATCGAAGAAATCGAACATCATGAATTCATAGGCGGCCCGGCGATTGAGATCGGCATTTTCCTGTCGATCTTCAATGTGCACATCAACCGCATGCCGGTCGCCGGCAGAATTATCAAACTCGCTTATAAACCGGGTAAATGTCTGAACGCACTGCGACCGGAATCCACGCGCGAGAATGAGCGTCTGGAAGTTTACCTGCAGATGCCGGCACCCACGAACCGGCCGATGCTGGTGCAGCAGATTACCGGCGCGATTGCCCGCCGCATTGTCTGCCGCATCAAACCAGGCGATGAATTAGAAAAGGGCCAGCAGTTTGGCATGATTAAACTGGGCTCAAGGACGGTAATCGTGTTTCCCAGGGAACCAGGCCTGGAAATCCTCACCAAACCAGGTGATAAGCTGCTGGCAGGATCGACGATTCTGGCAAAGTACACGGATGCTGCAGAGAGTGTGACACCAATGGGGAAGGCATCCAATGATGACAAAGAAGCGTAA